The following proteins are co-located in the Eriocheir sinensis breed Jianghai 21 chromosome 34, ASM2467909v1, whole genome shotgun sequence genome:
- the LOC127006985 gene encoding uncharacterized protein LOC127006985 isoform X2 — MVGESMLVYGGYQDLRGSSSELWSFNTREEAWSPVSSRGEQPAPRHAHSAVLHDDGMWVYGGMTDLQERNDFWRFDTAGRTWTQLRVRPNPGYLHSHVAAKLHACMVVFGGERQGEVLNDLWRYHFATGAWERLVSSGIKPQPRSQFCSFVAPSHHIKGPRFHTPSRAGSSSAASSSSGYSSSHSHDSYRTRRVHPDDNLSPGGVAKGSGGTTRLSSATTKCSCQECMEEDDEEDLDPTRLRSLIQKNCTNASTTQLKMSISKFSQLNLSHLGRYYSYSMLSNDSTESIVEESLASTCDSLGSKIVKSQSIHLMGKDKDARAEVVPGGMTRDIVSVPNFGDLKEGEGNETTSQMPVNQVKVITVLPAEGPPEASLEDDPTDLVAGIKGRLAFTHDDHLRSADTSISENLMSFSCTTDSNLSSNTNLCGSTSNAVGGLSSFSNPNYVGFDPGREGGGGGLLSQDYWRTGALDLESLRHKEFAEILRTPPDSGIGLGVEMERRTPLDFKLATLEDFVTFDSQTARFSKTHTDDQQQEGTNGAPAGKTPPTTTSRVTFSSGHSKNDSTGGQQQPGAPSGASERDRDPPPPRINPFMREEPLLEPQSPSAMYIVGGKEMDQMTAFKRPISVWKLDLPF, encoded by the exons GGGAGGAAGCATGGAGCCCCGTGTCGTCGCGTGGGGAGCAGCCAGCGCCGCGCCACGCCCACTCCGCGGTTCTGCACGACGACGGCATGTGGGTGTACGGCGGCATGACGGACCTGCAGGAGCGTAACGACTTTTGGCGCTTCGATACAG CGGGAAGGACGTGGACCCAGCTCCGGGTTCGCCCCAACCCCGGCTACCTCCACTCCCACGTGGCCGCCAAGCTGCACGCCTGCATGGTGGTGTTCGGCGGGGAGCGGCAGGGCGAGGTGCTCAACGATCTCTGGCGGTACCAtttcg CCACGGGTGCCTGGGAGCGGCTGGTGTCCTCGGGGATAAAGCCGCAGCCGAGGTCACAGTTCTGCTCCTTCGTGGCTCCGTCGCACCACATCAAAGGGCCTCGCTTCCACACGCCCTCCCGCGCCGGCTCCTCCTCggccgccagcagcagcagcggctaCAGCAGCTCCCACAGCCACGACTCTTACCGCACCAGGAGAGTTCACCCAGACGACAATCTGAGTCCCGGCGGTGTAGCCAAGGGCAGCGGCGGGACCACCCGCTTGTCCAGCGCGACTACAAAATGTTCCTGCCAGGAGTGCatggaggaagacgacgaggaggacttGGACCCCACCCGCCTCCGCTCCCTCATCCAAAAGAACTGCACCAAtgcctccaccacacagctcaAGATGTCCATCTCTAAGTTCTCCCAACTCAACTTGTCTCATCTGGGCCGCTACTACAGCTACAGCATGCTGAGCAACGACAGCACGGAGAGCATCGTGGAGGAGTCCCTGGCCAGCACGTGCGACAGTCTGGGCAGCAAGATCGTCAAGTCCCAGAGCATACACTTGATGGGCAAAGACAAGGACGCGAGAGCCGAAGTAGTACCGGGCGGCATGACCAGAGACATAGTTTCTGTGCCGAATTTCGGAGacttgaaggaaggggagggaaatgaaacGACTTCCCAGATGCCGGTGAACCAAGTCAAGGTCATCACGGTTCTGCCAGCCGAGGGTCCGCCAGAGGCCAGCTTGGAAGATGACCCAACTGACTTGGTGGCGGGTATTAAAGGCCGTCTTGCCTTCACTCACGATGATCATCTGCGGTCGGCTGACACCAGCATCAGCGAGAACCTCATGTCCTTCTCCTGCACCACTGACAGCAACCTCAGCAGCAACACTAACCTCTGTGGCTCCACCAGCAATGCCGTGGGGGGGCTCAGCAGTTTCTCCAACCCAAACTACGTGGGTTTTGACCCTGGACgggaaggcggtggtggtggactgcTGAGTCAGGACTACTGGCGGACTGGCGCGCTGGACCTGGAGAGCCTCCGACACAAGGAATTCGCTGAAATACTGAGGACGCCACCAGACTCTGGCATCGGCCTGGGCGTGGAAATGGAGCGGCGCACTCCCCTTGACTTCAAGCTCGCCACCCTGGAGGACTTCGTGACCTTTGACAGCCAGACGGCGCGGTTCAGCAAGACCCACACAGACGATCAGCAACAGGAGGGCACCAACGGGGCCCCGGCCGGCAAgacgccacccaccaccacctccagagtAACGTTCTCCTCTGGTCACTCTAAGAATGACTCCACGGGCGGGCAGCAGCAGCCTGGAGCTCCAAGTGGGGCCTCTGAAAGGGACAGAGACCCTCCGCCTCCTCGTATTAACCCTTTCATGAGGGAGGAGCCGCTGCTTGAGCCCCAATCCCCTAGTGCAATGTATatcgtgggagggaaggaaatggaccaGATGACGGCCTTCAAGCGGCCGATATCAGTGTGGAAACTCGACTTGCCTTTTTAA